GTCGGAGAAAGCTATCATAGTGCAAAGACGTGTTGTATCATCCACGTGGATTAGTCAAATTGAAGATGCTCAAGCAGACGACTggagagcacccatcattcatgaattgagcagttccATTACGGAAGGGGCGGTCGGCCTTAAAGAGCTAAAAAAattcttcttgcttcatggagccttGTATCATCGCAACCTTGATGCCTCTCTATCACGGTGCCTCGGCGGCAAAGAAGCGAAAGAGAAACTTTAAAGTGTACATAAATAAGTGTGTGGACAAACGCTGGTGataacactttacagaaaactTCAAAGGTTCGTATACTACTGGCCCTCCATGGAAGCACAGTCAAGAACTTTGCAGGGATCTTATCCTAATTGTCAGACGCTTCCTCATCATTTAGAGTCCCTGACACTTCATCACACCGGGGACTGGAGGAAGAATTACATTGAATACCTTCGATACAACAAATCACCACCggaaaagaaagatgcaatcaaactcgCTCAGAAAGCTaaaagatttgtctttcttgacgggatcctgtaccgcaaaagctttggaggagacttATTGAGATGCCTGGCCGGAGATAAAATTCTGACAGTCCTGAAAGAAACCCATGACGGAGAACACCAGGGGAGAAagaaattgtttcttcaaattcacgAGAAGTATTACTGGacgactatggaagatgatgcagctgcGTACGTTCAGAAGTGTCATCAATGTCAGGTCCACGGTAACCTTATTcatactccttgtctcccattacactctgtgaatagtccatggcctttctatagctggggacttgatatcatcggaaatatcaatccagcatcttcaaaacagcatgaatacatcatcacaactaCTGAATATTTCAataagtgggtcgaagcaatcccgctTAGAAGTAATACGGGGATAACCATTGCATCCTTCATCAAAGAACAcattatatgtagattcggcgttcctaaacatatcatcgcAGATAACGGGAATCCTTTCACCAACAAGGATGTAGAGAAATTACTCAAGGAGTACGGGATCAAACAGATTTTCttcacaccatactatccccaaggaaatggtcaagcagagagtaccaacaagaccatgatccggattatcagtcgaacgattcatgacaatccgcGATCATgtcatgagcaattacccatgtctTTGTGGGCTTACAGGACCGCGCCAAGGAGCTCGATTGGAACATCACCGTACTCGCTCGTCTACGGAGCTGATGCCATACTCCCAGGTGAGATAAAAATTCCTACAGCGaggattgcagcagcaagtggagtacgaagtgtccaagtcaagagttgATGAGTTGGACATGCTCGAATCGAGGAGGGCCAAGATAAAAAagtatgtggaagcttacaaacagaaaATCTCtggagcttacaacaaaatggtaaggcctcgaactttccaagtaggagatttggtattaaagacagcaaaacatattcaacaagatatgtctgctcctaagttctctccgaaatgggaagggccgtatgttatcatcaaagtaatttctagtggatactacaaaatctTAGCACTCAACGGAGGACGggaaggaaatattatcaacggCAAATGGCTCAAGGCCTATTATGCTTGATCAACATCAAATAATTAATCTTTTACCATTATTCAAACAcgtaatttatttccttcaaagatcATGCAAGATTCTCATTTGTTCATcaaacattcatcaattgaacaaaattcCTCCATGTTGTAAGATTATCCTACCTTATCAAAGACCTATACTTCAACTCTCTCGAATGCTCActtagagcaaaccatccagcaatagATAATCTTTATAAAAAACCCTGTCAAGTTTCTtctggaaatttttggttttcgtcttcaaatcatggACCTCCTTATCGACCCTTGCTGACTCCAAAGCGAGCATCTTCTCCTCCTCCAGTAAAGCAGTAGTCgcagaaattgcatcagcagcctccgccgccttatgAATCTTGATTATCTCGAGACGATGGTGAAGCCATCCTACATTGAACCGCAAGGTCTCAAAGTTCGAAATCATCTCATCTCACTTGTGTagttcctgattcttgacatCCCGCAGGCGCATCCGGTTCATCTCCTCAATGATCGGTAACAGCCCTGCAACTGTTGTCAGGAGGGTTGGTAGAAAACCCTTCCACACTTCGGTCGTAGCAATATGCCCATATCTTTTCCAGATTTTGGTGTACAAAGGCgtgtgacacttgggaatgacgaatccaccgaccacctCATTGTCCGGGAAAGTATTGATCAAAGGAGCTTCAAACAAAAGTCCATTTGTTGGATATTCACGAGTATGAACCTTGTCTCCAGCCTCCACGGATTCTTCAGAGTCTTTGCAGACACGGTTGCTGCTAttttcaacctcaaccacggtcacataCTTTCCATTCCTCCTCCTTCTAGCATCAATAACGACACGAACATCAACCTGCGACGAAATGAAGAAGTGtttaatttttatcaaaaattgagCATGGTAAAACTTCAAGAGTTATAAGATTTCTTACAGATGATCCAGCCTCAACATgagccgacctataccgggcaggGGCTCTAACAGTCCGTTTGGGCCTCGAATTGTGAGAAGAAGGATTCTTTtgattatcctgcaacaaatcattttcctatgatcAATAACCCTGATCAAAAGGAGCAGAAGAAGATATACAACTTACCTAGGTAGACGCTTCTATTTCATGCTTCGACTGAAGTTCGTTTCGAGATGAAGTATTATCGCTAGACATAATGATGAAAGGTATGGAAATCGAAATTTCTTCTGCGATGAAACTAACTCAGGAATGAAAGAAATATTTGCGTAAGTGTTAAATCCTAAATCTTGGAGAGATATACTAGACACGGCGGGTACTTATCTTCTGTAGATAGTCAATTCAAttgcgagttttactgaaaccctaagttccAAACAGGATCAGTACTGGAGATGCGGAGGAAAATAATGCACCGGGGACTGACCAAAGCTGGACATGGTCAGAAAGCCACACGGCTCTGTGTGTTACATGTCTTTTGCGACGTGTCTAGATGTTTTCACATATGGAAACCGTAAAGCAAGTAAAAGAATATCACAATGGGTTCGGCGTATGAGGATTGGCTCATTTtatttgattcaatcaagaagaaccaACATTAATAAAAGTATGTGtcattcaaaaggaaaatcttaatACAAGTTGTTCACATAATCAAATAAGATATCTACTACGAAGGCTAAGaaaacattcaaatgtttaaaaAGGATCAGgagtaaagctactcgtcagattCATCCGAGTTGTCAGATTCATCTTCATCgtccttctcggaatcctccTCTTCGTCGGAATCACTATCAAGGCTATTAATGAAGTCTGGATGGGTATAAGGATCGTCCGAGTCCGAGTCTTCTTCTGCTTCAAGTTCAGATTCAACTTGTTTCGCAATCTTTTGGAGCTCCCTGGTACGCCGGTCTGGCTTGATCTTGCGCTCCGGTAATGACCGCACGGATTCCTCTTCAGAAACATCAACATCAGAGTCAGAGGGTACACCATCGACGAATCGGCGTCTCTCCTCAGCCGCTAGTATTCTGTgccggattcgatcctttctACGCTTACGATCCTCTGCTTCATCAGTCTCGAATTTTCGCTTCATAAGCTGAGTATAAATGCCTCTCCGGTCATTCAGCGGTTTGCTAGGATTTTTCCCCTCATCATGATTTGTATTAGCTTTCGATTTGGCTGCAGAAGCTTTGGAATCCTCGTCAGAAAAGCTGGAGGAATATCTATAATCATAATTGTTGttgctggaagtcaccattttttgggaccatgagcGTAAAATTATAGACATGCTAATAATAAATCCACTATAAAAATGGtgattcttaactcttacctctttacaattccactaacagtagtgattgtgttGCAAGAGTTAGCACTCCGAAATTAGTtagttccttgaaacctgcaataacgaacgaaGCTTCATTaattttcgaaactgattttcataaaatcatggacATAATTTTGATagcataaataaattgtctaatttTGACGGTTGTTCAAAATCTGGgttttgattttacaaaacaataattaacGTGAATTACTCAcgaaaattctcaaattttatctAATGTGAAAAAATTCACGTGAATAAAATATGgcatcatattttgcataatatgtcggtttcacataaaaaaaatctattttccttcgtatgagCGTtattctttgaaacgaaggtttatttcggttttgtgaaagctcacatcttttaagataaagttttggtttccatgaaagctcataaacaaaattttatcactggatacaggtctatttccaaagaaaaatctctctcacattagggattattgctagtcttttgaactaatgatcgaacgaacatacatttAACAAAATAAGGGTTTTTCTATAAAACTCACGCTCCTATATGCATATATGTtaaattttaacatgatcaagGCATGagcaactcatgaaatcagcaagcaagcaaaaaaaaaaaaaattggtcgcgTACCTGGTCGGTGTtggccggaaattggccgacggCGCCGGCGGTTGGGAGCTCCGACGATTTTCTTCCGCTCCTCTTGATGCTCGGACGTGAAGGTGAAGAGTAGATGATGATGGTGGTCGGTCGTgggagaaataaaaataaaaagagtaaGAGAGTATTAATttcttttataccaaattttatttccaaaacctaattccataaggatttccctttcgggcccggcccgtgaatcctaaaccgaccaaggttccaccatcaaatcagcggttctacaccaatttatgctcgctggatgacgctctattgtGCCACTGGGATttgcgctcaaaccatggtttgctcattcagtctaaATCCAGTAACATTTTATCTTataagttcaattatttatttttgtctgtacccggaaaatcaccattcaatgctgactgaggaacatgactgtccctcactaagcaggggacttaatgtagatggtggattttcgacaagggaaaaatcgtaaaaccataattatacatactacGGATCcgtcaatcggatgagtattgagactcatctCTCTcctcaaagcatgaaagctcatgccataaatttctgactgagaaggctgtctctcagagtatatgtagatgtgaagtctctcagctgagaccacgacacatttcataaatactgagcaatttcagtaattattttataaaaaagggaagaaatcccgTGACTTGCTGAGTAGGAAAAAGAGAGTTATTCTCGGATTTTAGGACTCTGTGGTATATAAAAAGAAGCTACGGGACTCAGAGAAGAAGAATCGAGAGTTggggggtcgattgggaggccataGAGTTCCgcaggtggagttgcagaggtgaAGAAAAAGTGCAGAGTCGTAttctgcactttcagggaagaaaggaagaagaagaacagagaacatCACTTAAGGaaagtcgcagaaaccgtcacATGTTCATTCAAATTCAAtccctttgtaacaatttttcccaACAATTATATTGAGTTTGCAACAGTTCTGTTAAGGTCTCTGAGTTttataacaattatatttgttacaaattcGCTGCATAatattcttcttcaataaaacacctttttgaggtATGGATTACTATTTTGAGTGAGTGTTCGACATtgtgagctaaaccccaacactgggacaacaGAGGAAGCTGTATTtaatccatgtggtaatttagttaattttttatttactttttgcaccgattttaattgaattaagatttcgattaattacttgtgactttgtttgatggagcatgcttagtcctagggattcttgatgcgccatgcttataaTGTAcacgtaatattttatggaatctactttggtaaagaatagagttaatacttgttttgttttgagctataattgcataggattaatttttgaaccacttcAATATggaaaacagtgaaatcctgagatTCAGTACCTCTCGTTATCCTGACcatcttgtatatattttctttgtatttatttttaagtcttaaacccagtctcatcaagtccgagttcaACAaacctttactaccactttctacaacctATAAAAAATCTCATCACGCACCCATTTTCATCAATCAACGATCACTAAACGGGTTCAGCAGCGCCTTAATTCCATCTTTCCTGGCCCTGTTTAGACAATATCATCATGTCCATATTCACTGCCAATCTCCGTCGAGTTCTTCCTTATCTAGCTTCATCATCAAATTCCGATAAATGGCAGCAAACTCCACCCCACGACCAACAACACCGTTTACTCATCACCGTGCCATGAACTACAGCAGCAACCATTCATCATCTCCACTCCACATCGTTATCacatttgcaatatttttagctTCATCCATCTCTCTGGATCAAATCCAAAGCCGGCAGTAATATCATCTTCCATTCTTGAGCTTCTCCGCCAACTACATTTCAAACACCAACAACAGCGACCCAAACTCGATCACCGTCAATCATCACCATTCCTTGTTCTGCTGAAGCTCTTCCCTATCGTCATCACAATCCATCATCTACTGCCGATGGTAGCATCAACTACCATTCTTTCTCAACCTGCCAACATACACCATCGTCCACCCAATCACTCCAAACATCAGCAATCATTACCAATGTTCGCGAAAACCAAACCTCCGTCGAGTTTTTGTTGGATTAGGGGAGAAGACGAAGGTGTCCCTAGTAAAATGACTGGTGTTCTTAACACTGTTTGATTTCCAGTTTCCCCGTAGTAAATGACCTGACtgcctttagcagttcctttgaaaATTGGCTGCCCCTTAACAGAATGACTTCTTAACTTTCAGTAGAGGTGCCAATAACACTTGTCCTATGAAATAACCATTTTACCCTTTTATACTTCCAAGTTCTtcgttttgcccataacttcttcatacgaactcagaatgacttcgTTCTTTTGCCATTGGCTTCATCTTCTCATCCTCTACCAAATGGTAATAAGAAATCCTAGACTTGAACGAGTCCCAATTGGTCTTTTCCGGTTCTTCACTTGGAAacttcacttttgtagctatttccacttcttttCGGATGATTTACCTATCGAAAGACATAAACTAtaaaacaatcataatacaaattAATATGCAAGCAATATAGCTAAATAAAGTATAAAATTGACACTCAAAAacatttcttgatttctagtttacttatgaataagtctCTGTCTatgatagttaagtgtagttgagctccagtcTCCATGGCGATCAtgttacgaagacgaagaactacttgaggaaccagtggaacttcatccgacaaaaatggtatgtggagacttgaacttatctatcaataaaaagtctactctatctcctactcttgagacaatagtcgtataagtatgatagttttcatacatacaaatttgctatttcaggccgagtttactcgcctatctttttctcgaaatatgtgttggtaagcttttgctttaaccactttcatctttacccgtgacgaaagtcatgatgacatttcaatcttgaatagtcgtgaataacggttgttataacattatagaagaatgtttctgattgaaatgtagagttgagattaccaaatatggatataagcatatatagtgtgttcgcacattagtgtatgaaTCCATGTgttggaaaccaagtgtgtgcatatgtttgcatacggtattggtgaaggagacaggttgagtacgcgtacccgtacgcgtaccaacGGAAGTTTTAaaccgaaaatttttgctgagtttgtagtttgcaaactagtaaaccagtcaccttaggtacgcatatccgtacgcgtacccaaggaagtttttgaaccgaaaatttctgatgagtttgtaaactcaaatccggtagctaaggtacgcatacccgttacgcgtacccaagctggttatttctcaaatcggtagttcatgaacttaaaacaataaactataaggaatgcaatctttgcagaccatgggtatattgttcatgaattgatcaaaccgattttgtttcaattgtgtctacgaATAAATAccaaagcaattgaacaactctacaactagttcttatgagtcatttgaactagttatgagaaagatgaatacggttaatatgaaagtgctcatatggctaaccattggttagttattagtgaaccaactaagtgtacacgtttaggtacagttaatcaaacctaaatgaatacatttcatttgtgtgtgacaatctaagtttcgatctaacggttgaaagatattagcttgaatgaatcaggtttttcatctaacggtgaatattgaatgctttgttaccaaggtaacttggattgcaaaccctgatttgaaaattatataaaggagacatttagcaactggaaaaactaatccctacacctcctgtgtgatactagttggttttgctagagtcgattctcctttaaccttaggtttcttctcgagaccctgtaggttaacgactgaaagacttcattgggattgtgaagccagacgaaactacttctcttgtagttgagcgatctgatcttgccattttctatcgtacgagttcaattgaataattgacttgatattatatctccgatagggtaagataaaaagaaatcacaaacatctttgactcatcgtttgtgattccgcaatatctagtttcgctatcatacgatttagattattgtgaggtgattgataatactaggttgttcttcgggaatataagttcggttatcaattagttcgtgttcatattgatttatcaaaagacagaacaaaactcataggtttatctgtgggagacggatttatctactatcgtagacttttctgtgtgatacaaatttatttattaaagtcttcgaatttgggtcgtaaaaactcttagttgtgggtgatatcagctaagagaatcaagtgcatagtatcctgctgggatcagagacgtaaggagatgtttatgggtgaaaactatttctgccggttttggtaatttggggtgtgtggatcagaaatgaatctaaaccctaaacaaatgcactgcacgggagtgcttgtgatttgaGCAATCAATTTgtgcaagtccggcctaaaccaagaaatggtcgttccagacttgtttcggtcacaaagtgaaggggatggggttggtcttagggagggaagcgaagaaggtgttgagatcgtgaaggtgttggctatgtatgacttttatcagaagaatgaactggcttgcagagtgtaagctatcagttctggtgtttgaatacgattgtatcaacactttcttttgttgtcttgtcctgtcttggaaatagggaggagaacctatttatacaagtctttgagcatgaacctcgtatctcgtgggaagtgtaGAAAATGGAGTGATGgggtagtggagtcgtgtgttagtgttacatgattagtctttcccacttctcccatcattacAAACTGTTCATGACTTCCTGAGACGTTATTGTGATGGCACATTGtatgctgcacgctgtaaaccgcaagaccaataccccagtatgtatcccccagtttgtgacatgattgatgtctcgattgtgtggatcgtgggacccacagaaagtagcatgtaatgctagattagatAATTAAgtgtttaggaagtcgatacttgtgaagtatcgtgtgtattctgtGCAGGTACTACATCgagtatattcagcatgtatgaagcatcgttgtttgagcgtctcaaaatagcttcatgtccatcctacttcatgtgatggtttggaggttgcgcaagcaagtccttccttggccgaccacatggtgttgtagagtgacgggtggtgatcaccatgacgcctcactgaccaattaactcctgaccagggctgtATAGCCAAGCCGGTGAAATtgtacggacgagatgatctttgagactctcatctgcgaccgttaatagaattagggttttggaagaggtgcgcaagcaccacttttcaggttggtcgaatccaagcttgggacatgaTTTTGGCATGGCTGATTGGGTATGTGTGTAGACGGCACGCCgttgtacatgcccataccttgtcgtcccgtgaaagtgtaatatggattgttcaatttgtccgacaaagagGAGCGGTCAGGATTGATTTACGACAGAAGTTTGGTGCCGCAAATGCCGTGAGCCATGCCTTCttcaggcgcgcgtttcgagaccaccaagcttggtcggtccggGCCGATTGGTTCGGCGTGTAGGTGATAGGCTGGTGTTCACGCCTATACCTGACTGTCCCAtgaaaacgtgatctaagccactcaatttgtccggtgaagttgagtggtcgagatcagttcgtgattgggaggtgtgaccatgccagtttgggcgtgcgaatcgaggcgacCAGGAATGGTATGCCTTGCCCGAttaggtgtggagatagatgtgtcaacggtgatcatgttgatgctcactgGACCTGCTCAGTCGACTTCTAAACCCTCCATTCgatcaggagaaaatggacgctcacgatcaatgtaaaccctaattagggttttttccggCGGTGCGGCATGCCCACTTTGGGCATACGGTTTGGAACGACCAACTgtggttggtcttgaccgattggtCGTATTTGTAGGCGGGCccgtggtgattgtgttgacatgctctgggcctttTGAATTTACATCTACAccgtccatctatgcctgcgaagatggatggttgagactgatttgcgactcaTGTAATGTGCCGTAAACCCtgatttagggtttcacgtccatatTGCTTTGGCTGGACGTTTTAGCAAGCTATGCTTCCCTTTTTTTGGatgccgaccatgcggggtccggtccggtgttgaatgctccaatacctgcttgaggttTATGGATCcaactaagccatccaatcatgctggtgaagttggatggtcatgattgtttctgagactgatatggaaagtccagatgctcgatcggtctagtataacactccgagagttatagcctgtacgggtgttgcgtacatgcctccttatttaatgcttggagattcgtgttgctctaatgagagcgatcactcagtcgtcatgccgcaccaataatgagaatggagtagtacaggaaatacaaggatggtcatgcattaattggtaatgctataagtttatagtgaagaagtattctctactttatcaatggctttatcctttgcaggatgttagcgcatagttttggctttttcaattttagccttaaatgaaaatccaccatcaacattaagtcccctgcctagaacataatggttacactattgtggggtaggcatgagatggtgacaaatttgtacaaggaaatgactaagttaaagtaaatacgcatttaccgcatagatagacatcgccaggtggagctggtcaaattagggtttgggagaaaagCACGACTCGGTCGGCGTCGAGACCTCCGGATAAACTCTGATGTAGATAATTtggtcttcctttagggtttccttcAAAATGTATGCGGGGTTTAAAAACCGTTATTCATTGATAggcttttcttgcagaaactTTATCTCTTTGACATGTCGAACAGCAGcagatcatcttcttcatatcACCCAGGACCTTCTGTT
This DNA window, taken from Papaver somniferum cultivar HN1 chromosome 3, ASM357369v1, whole genome shotgun sequence, encodes the following:
- the LOC113360041 gene encoding glutamic acid-rich protein-like, which produces MVTSSNNNYDYRYSSSFSDEDSKASAAKSKANTNHDEGKNPSKPLNDRRGIYTQLMKRKFETDEAEDRKRRKDRIRHRILAAEERRRFVDGVPSDSDVDVSEEESVRSLPERKIKPDRRTRELQKIAKQVESELEAEEDSDSDDPYTHPDFINSLDSDSDEEEDSEKDDEDESDNSDESDE